A window of the Candidatus Cloacimonadota bacterium genome harbors these coding sequences:
- a CDS encoding conjugal transfer protein TraF has protein sequence MKKIVILSLILIQAALLLAVFDDYIPSARARGMGGAYTGVADDVHALWFNPAGLTNVKMEVQAGFSQLYGMSFSEYKTAALGVGLPKKFGTLAVGARLFDVGFEDENLMSEQIWTAGHAFDLQSDIHSQISVGYTLNYHRLQFIDEKSDDAFGIDLGAQALLHGRTKLGFSVSNINQAMMGEENQHSLPSKLALGISYIPYENVITSLEVKKDFAKETEFMGGVEVRLFEPLAIRFGVHSNPATWNAGIGLNVKGIELDLAYSTHSVLPGTLYGNLGYKF, from the coding sequence ATGAAAAAGATAGTAATTCTTTCCCTCATCCTCATCCAAGCGGCGCTGCTGCTGGCTGTTTTCGATGATTACATTCCTTCCGCCAGAGCTCGTGGCATGGGTGGAGCCTACACCGGCGTGGCAGATGATGTTCACGCGCTTTGGTTCAACCCCGCCGGACTCACAAACGTGAAAATGGAAGTCCAGGCAGGCTTCAGCCAGCTTTATGGCATGTCTTTTTCGGAATATAAAACCGCCGCACTGGGCGTTGGATTGCCCAAAAAATTTGGCACCCTCGCGGTTGGAGCCAGGCTTTTCGATGTTGGTTTTGAAGATGAAAACCTGATGAGCGAACAAATCTGGACCGCCGGACACGCCTTCGACTTGCAAAGCGACATCCATTCCCAGATTAGCGTGGGCTACACCCTGAACTATCATCGCCTGCAGTTTATTGATGAAAAATCCGACGACGCTTTTGGAATCGATTTGGGAGCCCAGGCCCTGTTGCACGGGCGCACCAAGCTCGGCTTCAGCGTCAGCAATATAAACCAAGCCATGATGGGTGAGGAAAACCAGCATTCCCTGCCCAGCAAACTGGCTTTGGGAATATCCTACATACCATACGAAAATGTGATTACCAGCCTGGAAGTGAAAAAAGATTTTGCCAAGGAAACGGAATTTATGGGCGGCGTGGAAGTTCGCCTTTTCGAGCCTCTCGCCATCCGTTTTGGCGTGCATTCAAATCCCGCCACCTGGAACGCTGGCATCGGTTTGAACGTCAAGGGCATCGAGCTCGACCTTGCCTATTCCACCCATTCCGTCCTGCCTGGCACCCTTTATGGAAATCTGGGCTACAAATTCTAA